The nucleotide window AAAGCACGACCGTATCGCCAAGTGTTAGCACAAGTAGCATAAAGACAATGGCAATTGCTATGTTTGTGTTTGAGAGGATTTTTATGCCCTTATCGACGCCGCTACTAGCCGAGATGGTCGCAAGCACAGTAAGCAGGGCTAGCAGGATTAAATTTGAGCTAGCGTCATTAGCCATTCCAAATACGTGACTAAGTCCAGCATTTACCTGAAGTACGCCATATCCTAGCGATGTGGCTATGCCAAAGAGCGTTGAAATCGCAGCAAAGCTATCTACCATTGCGCCCCAAAAGCCATAAATCCTATCTCCAATAAGCGGATAAAACGCCGATTTTAACGACAGCGGCAAGCCGTGGCGATAGGCAAAAAATGCAAGCATGAGTGCTACAAGCGCATAGATCGCCCATGCTGAAAGTCCCCAGTGAAAAAAGGTGATATTCATAGCAAGCCGTGCGGCTTCTGGGGTAGATGGGGTAGCATTTGGCGGAGCTAGATAGTGCATAAGTGGCTCAGCCACACCAAAAAATACTAGCCCAATCCCCATACCAGCGCTAAAAAGCATGGCAAACCAGCTTATGTTTGAATACTCCGCCAAAGCGTGATCAAGCCCCAGCTTTATCTCGCCAAGCCTGCTAAAGCCAAGTACTAGCACAGCCAGCACCATAATCGCCACAACAAGTACGTAAAACCAGCCAAAATAGTCATTTATGCCAGCTTGCAAGGCTTTAAATTTATCGCTAGAAAACTCTGGGAAAATCATCGCAAATAGCGTAATAATTGTGATTGTAATTACGGATGGGTAAAAGATGTTGGGGTTAAATCTCTGTAATTTTTCTCTATTCATATCGTTCCTTTAAGTTATTTTTAATATTTCTTAGCTCCTTTTACCATAACAAAAAATTTTAAATTTGACAAATTTTAATGGTATTTTAAGCGTGCAAAATCCCCATATCTTTGATTTGGTGTGGTTTTTTGGTACTTGCGAAAGTAACGTGGGGCGCGCATAAATTAAACGCGCAGTTTTTAAGCCCACGAGGATTTAATAGTGCGTGGCTTTTGCGCTACTTTGCGTAAAGAGTGATAATAAAGCCCCTGTGGTTTTAGGGGGGGGGCGATTTGTGAAACGTAAATTTAACTTGCCAAAAAGCTGGCTAGTTTTGCCATAAAATTGCGAGATTTTCGCCGTAAATGTCGGTGCGTTTTGGGCTTAAAAACATCTCGTTTATCTGTATGTTTCTTATGTCGTTTTTCTCTTTTATGACTAGAATTTGCTCTTTGTAAACCTCATTTAGCCTAGCTATTTCAAGCTCTAGTCCCTCTACGCTAGCTTCGCTGCTTTTTACATCGCCTCGCTCTTTTATCACTCGATTTGCGCTTCTTGCGCCTGAGGCTAGCTTAGATGCGTTTGTGCTAGAGAGGATTTTTTTAGAGCCAAAAATCGCCCCAAGAATGCTAGCGCCTATACTAATAGCTGCGTCTATTCCGCTTTTTTTAAGCTCGTCTTTTTCTTTTTCTAGCTTTAAAATAGCCTGATTTAGCTTTGTCTCTAGCTTTGATTTTTCTTTTTCAAATTTATCACCAAGCTCGCTTAGCTCGATATTTGCCAGCTCATCGCACCTGCTTGCAAGCCTAGCACAAAAGCTCTCTTTGCTCTCATTTGGCTCTGAGAAAATCCCAGCTGCGCTAAAAATTTTTAGCTTATAATCCCTGTAAATGTAGTCCTTAAACTCACGGCTAAACTCTTTTAAATTTTTTGCATTTAAAATTATACTAGGCAGGCTGTAATACTCGCTCGTTGCAGGCTTTTGGTCGCTATATGCGCTCTTGTTGCTCTCATAAGCCTCGCTAAAATCAAGCCTTTTTAAGCTCTCATCAAGGTATAAAACAAGGCTTAAATCCTTAGTAATATCAACCCCTTTTTTAGCGTCATTAAAACGCACTTTGGCATTTGCTAACAAATAAGGCTCAAGCGCACCATTATTTTTGGCGTTAAAAAGCTGAGGTATTTCATCAGATAGTAGTGGCGAGCCAAAGGTCTGGCTTTGCGTGGTTTTATGGGGTGTCTGCGGCTCTTGTTTTGCTTTTTTGCTAGCCATTAAATTTGAAATTTGCTCTTTATTTAGTGGGCCTTTTAGGTAGCTTAGCGCCCAGCGTGTGGTGATTTTATCAATGCTATCTTTATTTATATTTTTAACCAAAAAATTGCGCTTTTGCAAATTTGAAATACTATCCTCAAGCTGAGATTTGCTAGCCCCTTTAAGCGTGCTAAGCCCATCAATCACTCGAGCTTTATCCTGCGCAGTCTGAAGTCTGCCGATAAACCACGTGCCTATGTTGCTAAGCCCTTTATAGTCGATATCGACTGGATTTTGCGTGCTTAGCACCACACCTATGCCAAAGGCGCGTGCTTGCTTTAGTAGCGTTAGCATTGGGGTTTTTGAGCTAGGGTTTTGATTTGGCGGGAAAAAGCCAAAAATTTCATCCATATATAGCACCATTTTAAGCGAGCCCAGGCCCTCGCTTTGGCGCATAAAAGAGATTATTTCATTTAGCAAAATCGTTACAAAAAACATCCTCTCGCTATCGCTTAAATGCGCTATGCTAAAGATATTGCACCGCGCTTTGCCTTCGCTATTAAAAAGCATATTTTTAATATCCAGCCGCTCTCCATTTTGCCACGGCGCAAAGCTAGGGCTTGCTAGTAGTGCATTTAGCTTCATCGCTAGTTTTAGCCGCTCATTTTGCGGATAGAAAGTCTTTA belongs to Campylobacter sp. 19-13652 and includes:
- a CDS encoding ATP-binding protein; the protein is MQSIKEDIKSFYLGLSDDEPFIYKSKDLTTHAAIIGMTGSGKTGLGITLLEEACIDNIPTIIIDPKGDMTNLLLAFRDLSADEFLPYVDENEAKNSGLSPLEYAKSEAQKWQDGLERTYQDKARVGLFKDSCDFTIFTPKSSAGAGVALLGEFRAVGLDDESLSEYSATLTSSLLSLLEMDIDATSREFLLICSIFMDKFKQNSSLTLPQLIELIANPPFSKLGVFDLKTFYPQNERLKLAMKLNALLASPSFAPWQNGERLDIKNMLFNSEGKARCNIFSIAHLSDSERMFFVTILLNEIISFMRQSEGLGSLKMVLYMDEIFGFFPPNQNPSSKTPMLTLLKQARAFGIGVVLSTQNPVDIDYKGLSNIGTWFIGRLQTAQDKARVIDGLSTLKGASKSQLEDSISNLQKRNFLVKNINKDSIDKITTRWALSYLKGPLNKEQISNLMASKKAKQEPQTPHKTTQSQTFGSPLLSDEIPQLFNAKNNGALEPYLLANAKVRFNDAKKGVDITKDLSLVLYLDESLKRLDFSEAYESNKSAYSDQKPATSEYYSLPSIILNAKNLKEFSREFKDYIYRDYKLKIFSAAGIFSEPNESKESFCARLASRCDELANIELSELGDKFEKEKSKLETKLNQAILKLEKEKDELKKSGIDAAISIGASILGAIFGSKKILSSTNASKLASGARSANRVIKERGDVKSSEASVEGLELEIARLNEVYKEQILVIKEKNDIRNIQINEMFLSPKRTDIYGENLAILWQN